The Arachis ipaensis cultivar K30076 chromosome B10, Araip1.1, whole genome shotgun sequence DNA window aagatttttttttatcaaaataatgacgCCGCATTAAATCATCTAACAGTTCTCAattatcaatttcacgtgaagtcgactgcacttaAATTTTCACCATAGtactaatatttaatatttaattcgtACACACTTGTTTTAATCGTGTGATACTAATTAGTGGGTTCATGTGAATCACGTTCATGCAGGCCAAATCAATCTTAATGCTTGCAAATAAAAAAGCCAATATTATTAGGACACCAACAACGGTATCATCATCATCGGAGCCATCTTCATCCTCGTCgccgccgccaccaccaccattatTGAATAGTAATAATCAACAAGTGTATAACACTACTACTGCTGGCACTGGACTTTCCATGAAAAGATCGCTGCAAAGGTTCCTACAGAAGAGAAAGAATCGAATCCAAGAAGCTTCCCCTTACCACCATCACTAGCTAGCAGCTAGCTGTTATAACTTAATTAGATTAGATCATAGAAGGAAGCCCCAACTGACGATGAATATTGTTTCTTGTTTTATATGAAGCTACATGTATCATACATATCAAATATctctttgtttttttgtttttcaaatagtTACAagctttaatttctttttttttttttcctttaatatAGCTTTTGCCTTTATTCTTGAAATTagttcatttaattttttgcctGCGAATATCCCATTTATTATGAAAGGGACACTGCTACCCTAAGGCGTAAAATTAAAACTATATTTTTAattgataatttttatttttgtattttttattttatcggaGTACTAAAACCATTTTTTTTCCCCTTCAGGAGAAGTTTATAGAATAAAAAATCTTAGGGGACCAAGACTTTTAAAATATGGAGGATGCTCTCAAACGTTTTGAACGTTTAAAGTTATGTTTGTATAAAAGTTGCATCTTTGTGGAACACAAAATTAttctttaatttactaattgCATCATCATTATTggaaaaatatgtttaatatcTTAAAAATATAAAACTTTAAATTCTATACAATGGTTTCCAATTTTAACGTTCTTGCAACTAATAATATTGATTGGGGATATTGATCCATGAAAATTCCTTGAGATCTAGAATATTTTCACTATGGTTTTGTTTAGAAAACGCGATATATTAATTAGTGAGAAGAATATGAATGTTAAAAGTAAGCCTTATATCATCATTATATGTATTCAACCACTACtaaattttttaatagaaaatatCTACTAAATTATTCTCATTTTCtagcattattattttttttttcaaaaatagtagattatattttattaattattaaaaaataaaatacaaacatGTCTAAAAATAGGACAGTATAATAACAAATAGGAATTTCTTAAAATAATACACTAAAAGTATTCATCCAATGGTATATAGTTGAAAAACAAAGAAgaatcttaaagaagaaagaataataagtcaaatggaataaaattaagAGTTTGCCTCATGGATATGACGATCTAAACTGGAAGTTCTTTAGATTTTACGGAGCAAtttgacagagcttgctagaatggtAGACGAcattgaagtagaaccttcaaaaattaactagttgcgagctttccagcagttccagcaaatgatggcaagcaattcAGGATTACGGTCAAcattcttcaacgggttaagcaTTTCTATTGATGCAGCCCACCATGTCCAAAAATCGTTTGGGTTCTGAGGGAAAAGACAGTCATGAAGGTAACTCTGATACCATATTTCTTTAATTCTAAAGCAATAGATCAAACAATGAGTGATTGTTTCTGTTGCTTCATGATAGCAGGGGAATATTGGCGATAGAGATGAGATGCGGTGGtgaatctgagcaagcaccggaAGCCGACCATGAAGAGCTTTTCAGATAAATAGtttaattttgtgaggcaagttcaactttCATAGATCAATCCATGgctttttctgctgcatataattagggcaaaaTTTTAGAAACGAATGGTGAAATAAATAGCCAATTTTGCAACTTGAAACTGTATCATGttgcttggatttgttcaaattTCATTGCAATTTGTTCCTACTCTGGtgaattttaactgacaaaatcaTGTCTATAAcgtcttagaaaaataattcatGAATGAGATTCTGATTTCAATTCCTATTTTCAGTAATTAAGTCTTTAACTCTTGGAATCAATTCGGAAATAGCctgtctatttggcatgtcagaaatcattaaaggatatGGAGGAGGCAGTcaaggatcctcaaaggttcgAATATTCTCTCTAGTACCCACAGTCCAATTAAGACATTTTTCAACAATTTTTCGGCTTGCTAGTATGTTCTTCCATCCCCAAGAAAGTAAGACTCTAATTTCTGCAATTATAGTATTACCGTTGCTAAATTATTGGATTTTGGATAATTGAGAAGTAGGCTGTGTTACAagtcgccaaaactgtttgcctaaaagcgcTAGATTATGAATTCTGAGGTCTTTAAATTCAAGGTCTCCTTCTCTTCGTGAGCGAGTCATAGTATCCCAGCTAATTCAAGTCATCCGCTTTTCAGAACTTTTCTAGCATTATTAATTGCTGTTGAGCCATAATGAAACTCAAATATAGTTTGATCAGTTTCAAAATATTATTGAAATTTGTAAACTCCACAAAAAAGACCGCAAAGTTACAAACAAATAATATATGGTGTTGGCTGGTcacttttttaattttgattttgggATAGGAGTTGTGTATTGCATGTTTATTGGAGTGCAGGATGAATGACTAGGCTGTGACGACGAGCTAGAACAAATCGGATGGTTTGATTGGAGGAAGAGTAATTGGACAGTTCGATTACACAGATCGGGAGTACACAAATTGGACCATTTGATTTGCGTACTGTAGGCCACCATCATCCATGCAATGCTCCCCAGCCCCTGCTTCTATCTCCGTAAACCCCAACCATCCATCCctttcactctcactctcactcgtGCCTCACTCTTCATACCACCTCCAATCccactttcttttttcttctcccaTTGTTGCTGCAGAAATCCAACGTAGGAAGGAGCCACCATCAAAAACAAAATTTCAACAATATCAAGAAGacggaaaataaaaaataattaatcatCCAGAGTTTTATATTGCTAATTATTTTGATCATCTTGAAGGTTGTgctaggcttagagaagggggttgaatctatgcctttcttttaaGTTACTGAAATGACCCTTTAAAACAATCTttgaattctgattctgtttgaactcagcagcggaaatttatgagacaatttatttttgtctcatgaatatcagaaaacagaacaatgcagagaagagaaaagctaacaccagcatatatcctggttcggttgccttgtgctatgcaacctacatccaatctcctccacaacaatggagaaattttcactatagttaacagtattacatacaccaattctacaGGATCAACACAAtcttttcacactcaagttctaacccaacttgacattggctatgctaatacctaactattcactcttagtgctaacccaactaagaaagggataccttacaggtacaagatacaaaaCACCGACATacctaaaaaaatctgaaaataactctaggcttttttcTCAAGtatatcactcagcctttttccactcatggctttttatttagctctctcaatatgccttttcactcaagaaattacagaaagataaacattgaaagtacattacaatctgtaaaacatgaaggagattgacttcatcaacagcctctttgctatgtgataaactagACTTGCAAGCCTCTGATTTAGTTCTTCAGtgttggccgaatgcttctttgaaagaaagcattatccaagtagaggaacttttTCAGGGAACTCTTCACAGAACACAACTCACcaaactctggttttctctcatTGCCTCTGAATGAGCAGAAAGTCTtttttttatctccttgcatgttgctgggttctttttcctaggtcaacttcttgagtactgtgcttcaccaacccacaaacTCACTTTTTCTCATTAATCATCAGAGTAGTAACTTTGTTTCTGACCTTCCAAGGTTGACCGAAAGCCACAAAACAGCAACCATAAAAGTCTTCCAATGGTAAACTGGATCTGAGCCATTGAGAAGCTACTTGGACCCCAAGACATATTTGTGACCGTAGATACATAGCAGTGAAGAACAGAAAATAACTTTCTTTTGTATCCCATTTCAGACTGAGCAGAGAgttgaaaagaggagaagaagatatGATGCATGTATAAGGAAATGAGTTACCTTTTAGCTTCTGATCTTTTTCTTGATGGGGTTTGAAAATGGTTGATTAGACCTTACCCTTCTTTGtttaaccttctctttctttcttctttcatgacTAGTTTAGGAACTAagctctctttcttactttttctgAGTTCTGTGATTTGACTGAGAAAGAGAACGTTGCTTTTGGAAGCAAGATGGAGGGATTTGCTGAATTCAAATCGGGCTTGGATCGAATATCTGATAGGCAACCCATTTGATTTCTTTGGCTTTGTTTCTTTTGGGCTTCGCTTGATTTACCAGCCCACtaaccttattattttattttcattccaaTTTGGGCTGTTAGTTttaattttggcctgcaacatttaataaaataattagtaacatacaattattaataatcaacactaattatttattttgcccaaaaataatatttgtcatcattaattaaatTAGTTGATTTCTCAACTCAACAGTATTGGTCAAAAGGGTCTGGTGCGCTACAAGCCAGCAAAAAGACCGCAGTCGTTGAGCCTCCAGCTTCCATATTTTTTAGAATAAGAAAGCATTTGAGTCATCCGCATGTCCCAAAAAGATAACACAAGCCAAGATTCATATTTTAGATTTATTTAaggtttattaattattattattagaagctaataaaaataaatgttGATTTTTTGTAAAATAGATTTAGTATATTTCGAGTAGTTAATAATATAGTTGTTAATATGATTATGTTTTATTGGTTATGTGATAATGAAAATTTgatattattaaatttaatttgttaattagaTATGGTTATCTTTGTTTAATGTGATATATGGCTACGTTTTGTAGGATTCACGGATGTTGCAATGTAACCATTTAATACCGCCGGATCCATACAATCAAATTGTAGAGAGACATTTACGGGAGACTGATTTTTATCACGTTTTTCATATTGGAGTAATCCAATGTCAGTCGACATTGGTTAATGCTCTGATCAAGAGATGGCGCACTAAGACTCACACATTCCATTTTCCGGTTGATGAGTGTGCTATGACGTTGAAGGACGTGGCGATAATTCTTGGTATTTCGACAAATGGCCTTCCAATTACAAGACCGACCCTCGGTAGTTATGAGGCCTTAGAGACCGAATGCTTGCACCAGTTTGGTGTTGCACCTAGGAAGACATATTGTAGAGGAAGCTTCATAAAGTTGACGTGGTTTCAAGAACTAAAAGATCGTTTAGTATTGCCTGATGATATTCACATTCAGAGGTACGTCAAGTGCTACATAATGTTATTATTTGGGACCATTATATTTGGAGACAAGTCCAGGGCAGCAGTATACTAGAAGTTTCTGTCGTTGCTCCGTAACTTCGCTGGAATCATACAATTTAGTTGGGGATCGGCATGTTTAGCACACCTGTATAGAGCATTATGTAGGGCATCTCATGTCGATTGCAAGGAGATCGATGGTTCACTGACACTTTTGCTTACATGGGCTTGGATCCATCAACCATTTCTTGTGCCAATTCCTGACAATCCTCGACTCTTTCTGATTGCAAATAGGTAAAATTAATTACTATCTGCTTTGAAAAAGTGTAGCACGttgtattttaaatttgattaataaaagtTAATTAACGGATTGTCTGATGTCAGGTGGCGTAACTGGGAGCGTGCTAATCGACCTTACAAATTTTATTCTCTTGCTCACTTTAGGAGGTCATTGGATGATCTGCAAGAAGGACAGGTATGTTGTAATAAATAAGTATCTGTTTTTGTTTAGCCATATTATTATTTGGTGTGTAATCCTCTTTTACTTTTAATGTGTACAGTTTGTTTGGAAGACTTATGCAATTGGTCGCATTAAGGCAGATGTGATTTCTGTTGACATCCGTCAGCATTCAGTTATATGGAGTGCCATAGTGCCGCTGATATCTTTCGAATGCGTTGAGTGGCATGTATCTGAT harbors:
- the LOC107624532 gene encoding protein TIFY 5A, encoding MRRNCNLELGLFPPYDSGSPKQEERQSQPRQITIFYDGKICVSDVTELQAKSILMLANKKANIIRTPTTVSSSSEPSSSSSPPPPPPLLNSNNQQVYNTTTAGTGLSMKRSLQRFLQKRKNRIQEASPYHHH